The window AAAACATTTTATTGATGTTTGTATTCTCATTGATTCCTTATCTGACAATATTCGTAGCAAATCATCCTAATGACTTTATCCCACAAGCATTATATGGATTGGACTTTATCATTGTCGATATAATCTTATACTTTATGGCACAGTCATTATTAAAAGTCAATAAGGAGAATGAAGATTATTTAAAAAACGCTTTAAATGTTAAGGAAGCATTATATATTCCATTCGTAATATTTATTATTGGATTCATTATAGCTATATTAGGATATCCTATTGCAATTAGCATTTGTTGCTTAATAACTATTGTAAGATCAATACATTCTTCTTTAAAATCTTAAAAAAGGGAATTAGTACACATCCTTTTTCAATACTTCCCTTAATACTGCAGTTGCATAGGACCCTTTATCAATGGAAAACTCACACATTACACCATCTTCCACAGCTTTAGCACTTGCATCCCATACCTGAAATCTCATAGCTCTTCTCAAGCCATGGCTTCCTAAACGAGGCATTTTTGGAACTTCAAAATCGGCTTTAGTTAGTCCATAACTGTCTAAAATAGCCTCTTCCATCTTGCCGACTTCTCCACCTGCAAATGGAACTTTTGTACCATACAATGGACATGTCTGGTTTATTTCAAAGGAGGATACCATTTCCTGAAACTCTTCATTTGTCTTATCCCTTACTATACGCTCCTCTTTATCGATTACGATATCTCCTTCAATGTATTTGTCCATTCCCATAGCTACACGTTCACTTACTGCAGCATTGAACAAAAATGATTGGTAAGCATGGACAAACATTCTTTGAAGTGGCTTTGGAAGTGCATGAATGGCATTCTTATATGCCTTATCTGATAATTCAACTTGAGATTTATCCACTTCTTCAGGTTCGATTCCTTCCTTTTCAGCAATCTTTCTGATAGCTCTTTTTTCTTCCTTGATGAGAACCTTAAGCATCATCTTTTCATAACGCATTCCAGGATGCATCAATTCCAATGACTTTTCCCATTCGCCATCATCGTATGCTTGACGAGCGACTCTTGCTTCTTCACCTTCTTCTGGAGAAGGATTACCAATATATCTTCTTACAGCTTCCTTCAAGTCATTTTGAATTAGAGCTTCTCCAACCAAATGGGTGTTGGTTCTTGGCTTACCAAACCTTTGCCAACCGAAGTAATTAGGAACACCTGTTTTCTCAAGAGTCTTTAAAATGGCATCTGCTCTTTTAGCTGCATCTTCAATAGCTAATCTTCTTGTCTCATCATCTTCTGAGTCCATTCCATCTATATCTTTTACCAGGATTCTAAATTTGTTTCCTTTTAATTGACCCATTCTTAACTTCTTTCTTCCCCTTACAACCTTTAGGAATTCTGTGTTGTGAATGGTTCCCTCCAATGCCTTGACTTGATTGAACTGTTCTTCAGAATCCATATTAGCTATGCAGATCCATTGGCGAGTAATGGCTTTCTTGTCCTTCATTCCTGCAAAACCCATTCTTTTTCTGT of the Methanobrevibacter sp. genome contains:
- a CDS encoding TMEM175 family protein; this translates as MAEVNFMETGRLEAFYDAIIAIIVTVLVLELPQPATASLASIWALKTSYFAYLISFLVCANLWQYHHLIYNHVNRINKNIIWQNILLMFVFSLIPYLTIFVANHPNDFIPQALYGLDFIIVDIILYFMAQSLLKVNKENEDYLKNALNVKEALYIPFVIFIIGFIIAILGYPIAISICCLITIVRSIHSSLKS
- the truD gene encoding tRNA pseudouridine(13) synthase TruD; translated protein: MLNANTYVTKEEGIGGTIRNRWEDFYVEEIPEVIPDGEGPNIYIWIEKLGRTTLDVLLDIARDLHIDRKRMGFAGMKDKKAITRQWICIANMDSEEQFNQVKALEGTIHNTEFLKVVRGRKKLRMGQLKGNKFRILVKDIDGMDSEDDETRRLAIEDAAKRADAILKTLEKTGVPNYFGWQRFGKPRTNTHLVGEALIQNDLKEAVRRYIGNPSPEEGEEARVARQAYDDGEWEKSLELMHPGMRYEKMMLKVLIKEEKRAIRKIAEKEGIEPEEVDKSQVELSDKAYKNAIHALPKPLQRMFVHAYQSFLFNAAVSERVAMGMDKYIEGDIVIDKEERIVRDKTNEEFQEMVSSFEINQTCPLYGTKVPFAGGEVGKMEEAILDSYGLTKADFEVPKMPRLGSHGLRRAMRFQVWDASAKAVEDGVMCEFSIDKGSYATAVLREVLKKDVY